The Podospora pseudopauciseta strain CBS 411.78 chromosome 2 map unlocalized CBS411.78m_2, whole genome shotgun sequence genome has a window encoding:
- a CDS encoding uncharacterized protein (EggNog:ENOG503PIIC), protein MRLLLLPLLVVTATTAQRIFINQVPLYSSLPPCAEAPLSNIVRNMVSGCGDGGRTTSYSCFCASSSIKFESIISRAVSSKCVPSEPEATASALAVFDSYCHLSPQAAPTQTAMFPPAENRPLFSNTTESVTAASSSYEARVAGGGGGEGSLLVQQRPGPGTVLSSPSRTQLAPIPSASIVLSGGERVDTGQWLAFYSVLWGLSLMVF, encoded by the exons atgcgcctcctcctcctccccctacTGGTtgtcacagcaacaacagcccaAAGAATCTTCATCAACCAAGTCCCCCTctactcctccctccccccctgcGCCGAAGCCCCCTTGTCCAACATCGTGAGGAACATGGTCTCCGGctgcggcgacggcggcCGCACAACCTCCTACTCCTGCTTCTGCGCCTCCAGCTCGATAAAATTCGAGAGTATAATCAGCAGGGCCGTCTCATCAAAGTGCGTGCCTTCCGAGCCGGAAGCTACTGCTTCTGCGCTGGCTGTGTTTGATAGCTATTGTCATCTCTCACCGCAGGCTGCGCCTACGCAGACGGCAATGTTCCCACCGGCTGAGAATAGACCGCTGTTTTCGA ATACTACTGAAAGTGTGAcggctgcttcttcttcgtaTGAGGCGAGGGtcgcgggtggtggtggtggagaggggagtTTGTTGGTGCAGCAGAGACCGGGGCCAGGGACGGTTTTGTCAAGTCCGAGTAGGACGCAGCTTGCTCCTATTCCTTCGGCTAGTATTGTTTTGTCGGGGGGTGAGAGAGTTGATACCGGCCAGTGGCTGGCGTTCTATTCGGTGCTATGGGGTTTGAGTCTGATGGTATTTTGA
- a CDS encoding uncharacterized protein (EggNog:ENOG503P96B), producing MASTTNHPRPPQYHNPSCLSPQQRTPRLITALSFLPALPLLIAHGVISQNAIPAVGLAPLFVSACVGIFILLQLKKKERRQKRAVSGEGYGDDIEGHGRQHGQHGHRGRITPSDDDEDEAEEKDSVFTHRILIFLVDAGLAAGLLVVLGLTVIETITGKPYHRGKPAEEGGDEGDVPKPEPGPEVVDDLRRAELVMLAAYGTIPLLVNFGIHFYMAIRELIAGLAIHGLIQYTAWQVLDPDCPHCGGRLRPEHTPDIPWYETVSAPSFAVPSVALPEVPAPNVTMPKWQWKTPSWLSRKQSEDFSGADPDARLFVDDGDRYRDDTTEDEAASTTGIVAGTASVGPGPVVEEVVKGKKDKKKRSSSGSGYYEDEAGWP from the exons AtggcctccaccaccaatcACCCCAGACCGCCTCAGTACCACAACCCATCCTGTCTGTCCCCACAACAACGCACACCCCGCCTCATCACAGCGCTTTCTTTCCTCCCCGCCCTGCCGCTGCTGATTGCTCATGGGGTGATTTCCCAGAATGCCATTCCTGCTGTTGGGCTCGCGCCGCTTTTTGTTTCGGCTTGCGTCGGTATTTTTATTTTGCTgcagctgaagaagaaggagaggaggcagaAGAGGGCGGTGAGTGGGGAAGGGTATGGGGATGATATTGAGGGGCATGGGAGACAGCATGGCCAGCACGGCCATCGCGGGAGGATCACGCCttctgatgatgacgaggatgaggcaGAAGAGAAAGACTCTGTGTTTACCCATCGGATACTAATCTTTTTGGTGGATGCTGGCTTGGCggctgggttgttggttgtgttGGGGTTGACGGTTATTGAGACCATCACCGGAAAGCCTTATCATCGTGGCAAGCctgcggaggagggtggcgatGAGGGCGATGTGCCGAAACCTGAACCTGGGcctgaggttgttgatgatctgAGAAGGGCggagttggtgatgctggctgCATATGGAACGATTCCTTTGCTGGTCAACTT TGGCATCCATTTCTACATGGCAATCAGGGAGCTGATTGCTGGCTTGGCTATTCATGGCTTGATCCAGTACACCGCTTGGCAAGTTCTTGACCCGGACTGCCCGCACTGCGGTGGCAGGTTGAGGCCGGAGCACACGCCAGATATCCCATGGTATGAGACGGTTTCTGCGCCTTCCTTCGCAGTGCCAAGCGTTGCGTTGCCCGAGGTTCCTGCTCCGAATGTCACAATGCCAAAGTGGCAGTGGAAGACCCCGTCTTGGCTGTCGAGAAAGCAGAGCGAGGACTTCTCTGGCGCAGACCCGGATGCCAGGCTGTTTGTGGACGATGGGGACAGGTATAGGGACGATACCACTGAGGACGAGGCAGCATCCACGACTGGCATTGTTGCTGGCACTGCATCCGTGGGCCCAGGCCCTGTTGTCGAAGAGGTcgtgaaggggaagaaggacaagaaaaagaggtCTTCAAGCGGTTCGGGGTACTACGAGGATGAGGCCGGGTGGCCCTAA
- a CDS encoding uncharacterized protein (COG:U; EggNog:ENOG503NYM6) has translation MAPPTPKPPPAPFRSNFLAEKRIITICFFIALGQFQYGYDSAAIAGFQSMPAFLRVYGYEDPTNPIGLNISTDVQRLIQSLMNVGGFLSAIVMYASHTKLSRRIGLWLGCGFAFLSVSLMIGTTSLGGLYAGRLLLGVSNGFFVPYSVTYMTESAPALLRGPIVGMSTFQTSLGALFGILVDNYCKIYPGNAPWQVPLGVMYIVPTILTILLAFLPDTPRFYVTQGQDEKAINAVRRLRGIKDEAYLRAEVEDIKSAFLLEQELHSGVHLNDMFRGPDLRRTLLCFATTIGGTATGVTFMAGFSVYLFVQARVGSPFEWVMISLAIALTGNMAAFPAMKYFGRRELLIGTSVISAGMMYGMAIAYTVSAWTDPAASRALVAMSIVFTWIYGIGQGPVMWALSTEIPSQRLRSQTVGTASGLNFIVGWVVSFCTPYFINPDKLGWGPKYGYIWGSSNLVLALWAFFYVPETKGRSLEQLEELFEKGVSARKFSSYVVERQLVEDSVGGVPAEKEKATTVQVDDVEKR, from the coding sequence ATGGCCCCCCCgacccccaaaccaccccccgccccctttcGCAGTAACTTCCTCGCCGAAAAGCGCATCATAACCATCTGCTTCTTCATCGCACTCGGACAATTCCAATACGGCTACGACTCCGCCGCCATCGCTGGCTTCCAATCCATGCCCGCCTTCCTCCGCGTCTACGGCTACGAAgaccccaccaaccccatcggcctcaacatctccaccGACGTCCAGCGCCTGATCCAATCCCTCATGAACGTCGGCGGCTTCCTCTCCGCCATCGTCATGTACGCCTCCCACACAAAACTCTCCCGCCGCATCGGCCTCTGGCTCGGTTGCGGTTTCGCTTTCTTGAGCGTAAGCCTCATGATCGGGACAACCTCCCTAGGTGGCTTATACGCAGGCCGATTACTGCTTGGAGTAAGCAACGGGTTTTTCGTCCCCTACAGCGTGACGTACATGACGGAATCTGCGCCAGCCTTGCTGAGAGGGCCGATTGTGGGGATGAGCACCTTTCAAACCTCCCTCGGGGCGCTGTTTGGGATTTTGGTGGATAATTACTGCAAGATATACCCTGGGAACGCACCTTGGCAGGTTCCCCTGGGGGTGATGTACATTGTTCCGACAATCTTGACGATTTTGTTGGCTTTCTTGCCGGATACACCCCGTTTCTACGTCACCCAAGGGCAGGACGAGAAAGCGATCAACGCGGTGAGACGGTTGAGGGGTATCAAAGACGAGGCGTATCTCCGGGcagaggtggaggatatcAAGAGTGCGTTTTTGCTGGAGCAGGAACTGCATTCGGGTGTTCATCTTAATGATATGTTTCGGGGTCCGGATTTGAGAAGGACATTGCTCTGCTTCGCGACGACGATTGGGGGGACGGCGACGGGGGTGACGTTTATGGCTGGGTTTTCGGTGTATTTGTTTGTGCAGGCGAGGGTTGGATCGCCGTTTGAGTGGGTGATGATTTCGCTTGCAATTGCGCTGACGGGAAATATGGCGGCGTTTCCGGCGATGAAGTATTTTGGCAGAAGAGAGCTGCTGATCGGGACGTCGGTGATCTCGGCGGGGATGATGTACGGGATGGCGATTGCATATACTGTTTCGGCGTGGACAGATCCTGCGGCAAGCAGAGCGTTGGTCGCAATGAGTATCGTGTTTACTTGGATCTATGGCATTGGTCAGGGGCCGGTTATGTGGGCGTTGTCGACGGAGATCCCCTCGCAGAGGTTGAGATCGCAGACTGTCGGGACGGCTTCGGGTCTCAACTTTATCGTTGGATGGGTCGTGTCGTTCTGTACACCCTACTTCATCAACCCAGATAAACTGGGATGGGGGCCGAAGTATGGGTATATCTGGGGGTCAAGCAATCTGGTCCTTGCTCTCTGGGCATTCTTCTATGTGCCTGAGACAAAAGGGAGGAGCTTGGAGCAGTTGGAAGAGCTGTttgagaagggggtgagCGCGAGAAAGTTCTCGTCCTATGTTGTGGAACGCCAGCTCGTCGAGGATTCTGTTGGCGGGGTACCTgcagagaaagaaaaggctaCCACGGTGCAGGTagatgatgttgagaagaGATGA
- a CDS encoding uncharacterized protein (EggNog:ENOG503PXNJ), with protein sequence MGNNVCAPRGQNGYSCDFEIVRSNFFGNLSANNFDSGNVSALEEMEQVGADPDIAGPGIMLSWSDQQIVLGIAISTAAFEEWCSFSTYHLNIIKHWLILSSITHVNALLVHCNYFQKKKIVATTLRAGLISLHVIFTGVVVFGHGQTAENKIPEIHHQTPLQILPASCFFANSTRPSLIQQMHVEMPETETSSLSSKSLFIWGIVLIVCSKLTLLRHLWATEDRKKRRFMVWCIRLALLGLNVALGVIAITGVQSIRSWMSDEGLIDISDGSESEYSYGQYLSAYLALFAAFQIAESFFEDIEE encoded by the exons ATGGGAAACAATGTATGCGCTCCAAGGGGACAAAATGGCTATAGCTGCGACTTCGAGATTGTCAGGAGTAACTTCTTTGGAAACCTTTCGGCAAATAACTTTGACTCTGGCAATGTCAGTGCCCTTGAAGAGATGGAGCAAGTCGGAGCAGATCCTGACATTGCCGGGCCCGGC ATCATGCTCTCGTGGAGCGATCAGCAAATTGTCCTTGGTATTGCAATTAGCACAGCTGCGTTTGAAGAGTGGTGCAGCTTCTCAACCTACCACCTTAACATCATCAAACACTGGCTGATTCTCTCTTCCATCACCCATGTCAACGCCCTCCTTGTTCACTGCAATTACttccaaaagaaaaagattgTGGCAACAACATTGAGAGCTGGACTTATCTCCCTTCATGTCATCTTCACCGGTGTTGTGGTATTTGGACACGGACAAACTGCCGAGAACAAAATCCCCGAAATCCACCATCAAACGCCCCTGCAAATCCTGCCAGCAAGCTGCTTCTTTGCAAACTCCACAAGACCCAGCCTCATTCAACAAATGCATGTGGAAATGCCGGAAACCGAGACCAGTTCACTTTCGAGCAAGTCGCTGTTCATCTGGGGAATTGTGCTGATTGTTTGCAGCAAGCTGACACTGTTACGTCATCTTTGGGCGACTGAGGATAGGAAGAAGCGTCGTTTCATGGTATGGTGCATTCGACTAGCCCTGCTTGGACTGAATGTGGCACTGGGTGTAATTGCAATCACTGGTGTCCAAAGCATTCGCAGCTGGATGAGTGATGAAGGCTTGATTGATATTTCAGACGGCTCGGAGAGCGAGTATTCTTACGGGCAGTACCTCTCAGCTTATCTGGCATTGTTTGCTGCCTTCCAGATTGCTGAAAGCTTCTTTG AAGATATTGAGGAGTAG
- a CDS encoding uncharacterized protein (COG:S; EggNog:ENOG503PE88), whose amino-acid sequence MTSSPLHLDLPLPPPSDAIGPYIRLLTFSDGRWSLEVAPLASTQYKALSYVWGDSSNPLTIQCNGVQLQVTRNLYWALQHLSVEFVNERLWIDAICIDQNEAAPEKGQQLDLMGEIYTQAEEVLIWLTESFLPDNANLCFQACKSYAVKWRQKELTMRFLAALTMTVVTTDENTNLNRIHNAATAAALREDTSFTDDIVVGLLQILRHPYWSRVWVIQEMSLASRSRILTSKCTLDWDDFKIFILTMEQCLPWFLRGMGPNFRALDETTRLQRDNEPRVFYSLSHLLVQFRWSCAKNNRDKVYGLIGLLRPDERRFFMDDLPGPKYAVSTAQCYTHIAFKILQQSQDLRLLVQCSSPSFIKRDDDLPSWVPNWQYDSECLPRPRWDLTEGNPYNRTGDVRPALYNAYNASGDSECPPPQLRDNSILILYGMIAGKITAVCRPMEIHHLFVGHRTPWGVLKLAARASQADTFQRLNNGIMRSVLSTRSGLLMLTINYFENCLRKGAAMGILLEYADLALSDGTWLGDRSETNPLYAMFETLMKGPRGVEMVDSLFTDYPNETFIVEAIAQFHTQARSIRWNPFLRLLRLVGFFYYYPSAYHLLLGINFFGMGKVPPYLLCWIGLQTVAIVFTNFVLESTIASYLVPAVGGYLLNSRLSYVLGMPYRLDTVLATPLDQALARLDDGRLALVPHDTKVDDDVALLAGGRSPFVVRREYCNRFRLVGDCYVDGIMQGEAWREWKVSEMEFM is encoded by the coding sequence ATGACTTCCTCTCCCCTACACCTCGATCTCCCcctgccaccaccctccgACGCGATAGGCCCTTATATCCGCCTTTTGACTTTTTCTGATGGCCGCTGGTCTCTTGAGGTTGCTCCATTGGCAAGCACGCAGTACAAGGCTCTGTCCTATGTCTGGGGCGACTCGAGCAACCCTCTTACGATCCAATGCAACGGGGTTCAACTCCAAGTGACGAGAAACCTCTATTGGGCATTGCAGCATCTTAGCGTCGAGTTTGTCAATGAGCGACTATGGATTGACGCGATTTGTATCGATCAGAACGAAGCAGCACCAGAAAAAGGACAGCAGCTTGATCTCATGGGTGAAATCTACACCCAAGCAGAAGAGGTCTTGATCTGGCTCACCGAGTCCTTTCTTCCTGACAACGCCAATCTTTGTTTCCAAGCATGCAAGAGCTACGCCGTGAAGTGGAGACAGAAGGAACTTACAATGAGGTTTCTTGCAGCGTTGACTATGACTGTCGTTACCACGGATGAGAACACAAACTTGAATCGAATACACAATGCCGCTACCGCGGCTGCGCTGAGAGAAGACACTTCCTTCACCGACGACATTGTGGTTGGTCTACTTCAGATTCTCCGGCATCCGTACTGGAGTCGTGTTTGGGTCATTCAGGAGATGAGCCTTGCTTCCAGATCACGAATTCTCACATCAAAGTGCACATTGGACTGGGACGACTTTAAGATCTTCATCCTCACGATGGAGCAGTGTTTGCCGTGGTTTTTGAGGGGCATGGGTCCAAACTTCCGTGCCTTGGATGAAACCACGAGATTGCAGAGGGATAACGAGCCTCGTGTCTTTTACAGCCTTTCCCATCTGCTGGTTCAATTTCGTTGGTCGTGTGCCAAAAATAACCGGGATAAGGTATATGGCTTAATTGGTCTCCTTCGCCCCGATGAACGCCGGTTCTTCATGGATGATTTGCCAGGGCCCAAGTACGCGGTATCAACCGCTCAGTGTTACACACATATCGCATTCAAAATCTTGCAACAGTCGCAAGACCTGAGGTTGCTTGTTCAATGTAGCTCTCCCAGCTTCATAAAAAGAGACGATGATCTGCCATCATGGGTACCAAACTGGCAGTACGACTCGGAATGCCTTCCACGTCCTCGATGGGATCTGACAGAGGGAAACCCATACAACCGGACAGGAGATGTCAGACCTGCCCTATACAACGCTTACAACGCGTCCGGGGACTCCGaatgtccaccaccacagttGCGTGACAACAGTATTCTCATACTTTACGGAATGATCGCGGGGAAGATCACCGCGGTGTGTCGACCGATGGAAATTCACCATCTATTTGTTGGCCACAGGACACCCTGGGGAGTCCTTAAACTCGCAGCTCGCGCTTCTCAAGCAGATACCTTTCAAAGACTCAACAATGGCATCATGCGGAGCGTCTTATCAACCAGGTCAGGGCTACTTATGCTGACCATAAATTACTTCGAAAATTGTCTTCGAAAAGGCGCAGCAATGGGAATCCTTTTGGAGTATGCCGACCTAGCTCTCTCTGACGGGACCTGGCTAGGTGATAGGAGCGAGACAAATCCTTTGTATGCCATGTTTGAAACCTTGATGAAGGGCCCGAGAGGAGTCGAAATGGTTGATTCTCTTTTTACCGACTATCCAAACGAAACTTTTATCGTGGAGGCTATAGCACAGTTCCACACTCAGGCCAGATCTATACGATGGAATCCATTTCTCAGACTACTAAGGCTGGTTGGATTTTTCTACTATTATCCATCGGCCTATCATCTACTACTTGGAATCAACTTCTTCGGTATGGGTAAAGTCCCGCCTTATCTACTGTGTTGGATAGGATTACAGACCGTTGCAATAGTCTTTACCAACTTCGTTTTGGAATCTACCATCGCCAGCTATTTGGTCCCGGCTGTTGGGGGTTATCTTCTGAACAGTAGACTATCCTACGTTCTCGGCATGCCATACAGATTGGATACCGTGCTTGCAACACCGCTTGACCAGGCACTGGCACGGCTAGACGACGGAAGATTAGCACTCGTACCGCATGACACGaaggttgacgatgatgtgGCGCTTTTGGCAGGGGGTCGTTCCCCTTTTGTAGTGAGAAGAGAGTACTGCAATCGGTTCAGACTTGTTGGAGACTGTTATGTAGATGGCATCATGCAGGGGGAAGCATGGCGAGAGTGGAAAGTGAGCGAGATGGAATTCATGTGA
- a CDS encoding uncharacterized protein (EggNog:ENOG503P8IB; COG:S), translated as MHVSNLCLAATAFLAIEVQAAPATQATTNALHVGTQNSPVGHHCGVSTYLNYLSTSLVDDCLKMLDNLSPDSGGGGEDGLNRGDMDWTIVGDFHREIGKYSTCAFGCHVTYPQGALAMIGIDDVRRVVQRSIEMFKHAGDGGDKVGAQGDFECDFAGSAGKTVSWYLFNPIINSTCFGGGPWSG; from the exons ATGCACGTCTCCAACCTGTGCCTTGCGGCGACCGCGTTCCTGGCCATTGAAGTTCAAGCCGCGCCAGCCACACAAGCCACAACCAATGCCCTCCACGTTGGTACCCAGAACAGCCCCGTCGGCCACCACTGTGGGGTCTCGACCTACCTGAACTACCTCAGCACCTCTCTGGTCGATGACTGTCTGAAGATGCTCGATAACCTTTCGCCTGattctggtggtggcggtgaagATGGTTTGAACAGAGGCGATATGGACTG GACCATCGTCGGCGACTTTCACCGGGAGATTGGCAAATACTCAACCTGCGCGTTCGGCTGCCACGTCACCTACCCCCAAGGTGCCCTCGCCATGATCGGTATCGATGATGTTCGCCGTGTGGTGCAGAGGTCGATCGAGATGTTCAAGCATGCGGGCGATGGGGGAGATAAAGTTGGAGCTCAGGGTGATTTTGAGTGCGACTTTGCTGGCTCGGCTGGGAAGACGGTCAGTTGGTATCTTTTCAACCCGATCATTAACTCGAcatgttttggtggtgggccATGGTCTGGATGA
- a CDS encoding uncharacterized protein (COG:C; EggNog:ENOG503NYNT), translated as MKLRVRKLSSLNGFVVAGRYQWFRTGGITDDVVKVMNAFYLTNWPDKMTIDSICTCDLRQSNKGGVKFNISFNGSKSEYDRTIEKLLQSTRCLYETLASQWLEEMERAYPQNKTYELYSSFVFGNDDKGTIENVTDTIPRLMLMASFHKEFDGEQVNFLVTWIHSGGKSNEEETDRFRLLLAESSVPRLCYDRVGSQVDGGGYKAFLGQGEEGASAAVV; from the exons ATGAAGCTCAGGGTTCGGAAGCTGAGCAGCTTGAACGGATTTGTAGTGGCTGGGAGATACCAGTGGTTTCGCACAGGCGGGATTACTGATGACGTCGTGAAGGTAATGAACGCATTCTACCTGACAAACTGGCCGGATAAGATGACGATTGACTCGATTTGCACATGTGACCTCAGACAGTCAAACAAGGGCGGCGTCAAATTCAATATTTCTTTCAACGGCAGCAAGAGTGAATACGACAGGACCATCGAGAAGCTGCTTCAA TCGACACGGTGTCTGTACGAAACCCTCGCAAGTCAGTGGTTGGAGGAAATGGAGCGAGCGTATCCACAGAACAAGACTTACGAGCTGTACAGCTCCTTTGTTTTCGGAAATGATGACAAGGGCACCATAGAGAATGTTACTGACACCATTCCacggttgatgttgatggcgaGTTTTCACAAAGAGTTTGACGGAGAACAGGTCAACTTCCTCGTCACATGGATTCACTCAGGAGGCAAAAGCAACGAAGAGGAAACCGACCGATTCCGCCTTCTTCTGGCGGAAAGCAGTGTTCCACGCCTATGTTACGATCGAGTGGGTAGTCAAGTGGATGGAGGTGGATATAAGGCGTTTCTTGGCcagggtgaagaaggagcttCGGCCGCTGTCGTTTAA
- a CDS encoding uncharacterized protein (MEROPS:MER0006204; EggNog:ENOG503NYDR; COG:V), translating into MANQTIESTFQAAISASKINGVVICATNTTGSFTYNHIAGSRTLLSGESLPHQLNDIFYLASATKLITTIAALQAIDDGHLSLDSPDTISQFAPELVNRPILSPDGATLTPPTNRITLRQLLSHTSGLAYHFLHPYLSAWREKNQEPLQPGHRRPVEEAFAYPLIFEPGTSWSYGPNLDWAGRILERATNTTVGQHVQERICKPLGIPAQDAQFYPVEGDEPRSRMVDLNPSDPEGLGLAVVGVTMDMNRRSEGDFGGHGMFMSAEGYIKVLRSLLANDGNLLRKETVEEMFRDQIGAEGEENARGVFDGPTGIFYRVGTEGVKVGHGLGGLLTLEGVDGWYGERTLTWGGGLSFAWFVDRSNGLCGLCAIQPAMPVDVRSLSDLKNTFRQDVYRKFEKWKKEEKRKL; encoded by the coding sequence ATGGCCAACCAAACTATCGAATCCACCTTCCAAGCCGCCATCTCCGCCTCCAAAATCAACGGCGTCGTCATCTGCgcaaccaacaccaccggcagcTTCACCTACAACCACATCGCCGGCTCACGCACCCTTCTTTCCGGTGaatccctcccccaccaactCAACGACATCTTTTACCTCGCCTCCGCAACAaagctcatcaccaccatcgccgccctCCAAGCCATAGACGACGGGCACCTCTCCCTCGACTCCCCAGACACAATCTCCCAATTCGCCCCGGAACTAGTCAACAGacccatcctctccccagACGGCGCGAccctcacccctcccaccaaccgCATCACCCTCCGCCAGTTACTTTCCCACACCTCCGGCCTGGCATATCACTTCCTCCACCCTTACCTCTCCGCCTGGCGCGAGAAGAACCAAGAGCCCCTGCAACCAGGCCACCGTCGCCCAGTAGAAGAAGCATTCGCTTACCCGCTGATCTTTGAGCCCGGAACATCCTGGTCTTATGGACCTAACCTCGATTGGGCAGGGCGTATCCTCGAGAGAGCGACGAATACCACCGTCGGGCAACACGTCCAGGAGCGCATCTGCAAACCACTTGGCATCCCAGCACAAGATGCCCAGTTTTACCCTGTCGAGGGTGATGAACCCAGATCTCGAATGGTCGACCTTAACCCCTCTGACCCGGAAGGGCTGGGGTTGGCTGTTGTGGGGGTGACAATGGATATGAACAGGCGGAGTGAGGGGGATTTTGGTGGGCATGGGATGTTTATGAGTGCTGAGGGGTATATCAAAGTTCTTCGGTCTCTGTTGGCAAATGATGGAAATTTGTTGAGGAAagagacggtggaggagatgtttAGGGATCAGAttggggcggagggggaggagaatgcGAGGGGGGTGTTTGATGGTCCTACTGGCATCTTCTACAGGGTTGGGACGGAGGGGGTCAAGGTTGGAcatgggttgggtgggttgttgactttggagggggtggatgggtggtaTGGGGAGAGGACTTTGacttggggtggggggttgtcgTTTGCGTGGTTTGTTGATCGGAGCAATGGGCTTTGCGGGTTGTGTGCGATACAGCCGGCCATGCCGGTTGATGTGCGGAGTCTTTCGGATTTGAAGAATACGTTCAGGCAAGATGTTTATAGGAAGTTTGagaagtggaagaaggaggagaagcggaAGTTGTAG
- a CDS encoding uncharacterized protein (COG:S; EggNog:ENOG503P5YD), protein MKLSTLLPLLPLATASAPASPGLSYLGHASIAASAPFSIGSSTFGSRTVFPLAGGTFIGPLFNATVPAYGGDWGLGNPAAGNFYVDARYQLKTTDGVDIYVSANGPQQPEGVLHTRVRFEAGSDTPYGWLSGIVAVGITTPVVDEDGQVEGIEIDLWRMTSPSTIAGKGKKGKKTRRV, encoded by the exons ATGAAGCTCTCAAcgctcctccctctcctcccgcttGCCACAGCCTCCGCTCCGGCCTCACCAGGCCTCTCCTACCTCGGCCACGCAAGcatcgccgcctccgccccTTTCAGCATCGGCTCCAGCACCTTTGGCAGCCGTACCGTCTTCCCCCTTGCCGGCGGGACATTCATCGGTCCTCTCTTCAATGCCACCGTTCCTGCCTATGGA GGTGACTGGGGTCTGGGCAATCCAGCCGCGGGCAACTTTTATGTCGACGCTCGGTATCAATTGAAAACTACCGATGGCGTAGACATCTACGTCTCGGCCAACGGCCCGCAGCAACCTGAGGGTGTGTTGCATACCAGGGTCAGGTTTGAGGCTGGATCAGACACGCCGTATGGGTGGCTGAGCGGAATTGTGGCGGTGGGGATTACTACGCCGGTGGTGGACGAGGATGGGCAAGTGGAAGGAATCGAGATTGATCTTTGGAGGATGACTAGTCCGAGTACGATTGCGggcaaggggaagaaggggaagaagacgcGGAGGGTCTAG